Proteins encoded by one window of Lathyrus oleraceus cultivar Zhongwan6 chromosome 1, CAAS_Psat_ZW6_1.0, whole genome shotgun sequence:
- the LOC127105210 gene encoding uncharacterized mitochondrial protein AtMg00860-like: MRFGVMNAPVVFMDYMNWIFQPYSDQFVVIFIDDILIYSRTPQEHGEHPRTVLLVLQEKQLFAKLSKCEFWMNEVKFLGHVISQGGVSVDLSKVEVVINWKRSKNASEVRIFLGLAGYYRRFIKGFSQLALPTARLTRKEIYFKWDSKCEQSFMSLKEKLTTAPVLIIPDPSKSYEVLCDASKKGLGRVLMQSG, translated from the coding sequence ATGCGTTTTGGTGTGATGAATGCCCCTGTTGTTTTCATGGACTATATGAATTGGATATTTCAACCTTACTCGGACCAATTTGTGGTGATCTTTATTGATGACATTCTTATTTATTCTCGTACTCCACAAGAGCACGGAGAACATCCAAGGACTGTTCTATTAGTACTGCAAGAGAAGCAACTTTTTGCCAAGTTAAgtaagtgtgaattttggatgAACGAAGTGAAGTTTCTTGGTCATGTCATATCACAAGGAGGAGTATCAGTAGATCTATCTAAAGTAGAAGTAGTTATTAATTGGAAAAGATCGAAAAATGCTTCTGAAGTCAGAATTTTCTTAGGTTTGGCAGGTTACTATCGAAGATTTATTAAAGGGTTTTCTCAGTTAGCTTTACCAACGGCTAGACTTACCCGAAAGGAAATTTATTTTAAATGGGATTCGAAGTGTGAGCAGAGTTTCATGAGTTTGAAGGAAAAACTAACAACTGCTCCTGTTTTAATCATCCCTGATCCTAGTAAGTCTTATGAAGTATTATGTGATGCCTCTAAGAAAGGATTAGGAAGGGTGTTAATGCAGAGTGGTTAG
- the LOC127105218 gene encoding uncharacterized protein LOC127105218 produces MEGIFQIVHCNEENKVVFDSHLMMGPAVRWWESALTLMTNSGVPMDSEHFKTTFLDKYFPISLRTQKEFEFQQLRQGTMSVAMYAEKFEDMAAYSRQVVYAPDEKWKIDQFLFGLRGEISHSVSQREFTTYDEFLRQFYVAENSLKKVQEERDQYRIGQKDQGRPCNQFRPRP; encoded by the coding sequence ATGGAGGGGATTTTTCAGATAGTGCATTGTAATGAAGAGAATAAAGTTGTGTTTGATTCTCACTTGATGATGGGTCCTGCTGTGAGGTGGTGGGAAAGTGCTTTGACTCTTATGACCAATTCAGGAGTACCTATGGATTCGGAGCATTTTAAGACTACTTTTCTAGATAAGTATTTTCCTATCTCTTTGAGGACTCAGAAAGAATTTGAGTTTCAGCAGCTTAGACAGGGTACTATGTCAGTGGCTATGTATGCTGAAAAGTTTGAAGATATGGCTGCTTATTCTAGACAGGTCGTGTATGCACCAGATGAGAAGTGGAAGATCGATCAATTCCTTTTTGGTTTAAGAGGTGAAATTTCTCATAGTGTTTCTCAAAGAGAATTCACTACTTATGATGAATTTCTAAGGCAATTCTATGTGGCTGAGAACAGTTTGAAGAAAGTTCAAGAAGAAAGGGATCAATATAGGATTGGACAGAAGGACCAGGGAAGGCCATGTAACCAGTTTAGGCCTAGACCTTAA
- the LOC127105200 gene encoding uncharacterized protein LOC127105200 encodes MRQRRWMEYLKDFDFELKYHPRKANKVVDALGRKEMHKVELMMLEYALLEKFQDLNLQFNWTQDGVIMGNLKVTSNLKEEIQQGQMIDEKLQEMSTQPGFTQSPDGVVLFNQRICVPNDVELKRKVLEEAHKGAFTIHPDSSKMYQNLKKDYWWPGMKKGIAKYVSKCIVC; translated from the coding sequence atgagacagaggagatggatGGAGTATTTGAAAGACTTTGATTTTGAGCTTAAGTATCACCCAAGGAAAGCGAATAAGGTTGTAGATGCCTTAGGTCGGAAAGAGATGCATAAAGTTGAGTTAATGATGTTAGAATATGCATTGTTGGAAAAGTTCCAAGATCTTAACCTTCAGTTTAATTGGACGCAGGATGGTGTGATAATGGGAAATTTGAAGGTTACTTCTAACCTAAAGGAAGAAATCCAGCAAGGACAAATGATAGATGAGAAGTTGCAAGAGATGTCGACTCAACCAGGTTTCACTCAATCACCAGATGGAGTTGTTCTTTTTAATCAAAGGATCTGTGTCCCAAATGATGTCGAACTAAAAAGAAAGGTTTTAGAGGAAGCCCACAAGGGGGCGTTTACCATCCATCCAGATTCATCGAAGATGTatcaaaacttgaagaaggacTACTGGTGGCCTGGAATGAAAAAGGGTATCGCAAAGTATGTTTCGAAATGTATAGTGTGCTAG